A window of Mobiluncus massiliensis genomic DNA:
TTGGTGATGGGCGCTGACGGGCAGCGCGATCCGGGCAAACGGCCAATTTTGGGCCAGATTGCTGCCGAGCTGGCGGATTTCACCTACCTTACGGACGGGGACATTCATGAGGAGGAACCGAGCGGGATTCGCCGAGACGTGATGGCGGGCATGAAGGGCTATGAAGATAAATTTGTGGAGGTTGCCCCCCGCGAGACGGCGATTGAGCGAGCCATTTTGGACGCTCGGCCCGAGGACACCGTTGTTATTACGGGGCGGGGTCACGAACCCATCATGTTCACGCCCGAAGGGCAGTATGACCTTGACGACCGGGTGGTCGCTCGCGAGGCTCTAGCGAAGCGGAGCTGACCCCTTTTCTGACCGGAGCCGGCGTGAGATAAGATTAAAGCCGATTTGTTGGCCTTTTGAAGGAGTCCACCTTTGATAGATATGACCCTTGACGCCCTATGTGAGGCGATTGGTTTAGAACCTGGGGAAAACTCGACTCGGATTCAAGGCAGGGTACACACCGATTCGCGGCTGGTCAGTACGGGTGATGTCTTTGTGGCGCTGCCCGGAGAAAATACTGACGGGCATCACTTCCTGGGGTCTGTGGCTCGCCGCGGAGGCAGAGTCGCTATCGTCAGCCGCGACCGCGCAGAGATTCTGGACCAGGGGTGGGCTACCGAGGACGAATTGAACCAGTTGACGGTATTGCAGGTTCCCGACCCGCAGTACGCTCTGGGGCGATTGGCTCAGGCGCACCTGCGCCAACTGCGTGCCCAAGCCCGCGAGGGAACCGGCCAACTGAAACTTGTCATTGGAATCACCGGTTCTGCCGGCAAAACCACCACCAAGGACCTGACGAAACAGCTTTTATCCACCAAAGGCGCCACTGTCGCTCCCGTGGCATCGTTCAACAACGAGGTCGGCTTGCCGCTGACGGTTCTGGAAGCTGATGCCACGACCGAGTACCTGGTATTGGAAATGGGCGCTTCGCAGCCCGGCGACATTGCCTACCTGACCGATATTGCGCCCCTAGATGTGGCTCTGGTTTTGATGGTGGGGGTGGCGCACCTGGAGTCGTACTCTTCGGTAGAGGCCCTGGCAGCCGAGAAGGCTACCATCCTGGAAAACCTGGGGCCCTCAGGCATGGCCATTTTGAACGCGGACGACCCGCGTGTGGAAACGATGAGTGGGCGGACTTCGGGACGCCTCATGTACTTTTCGACAAAAAAGAATACCCCGGTGCGCATCACCGACTTGCGCCTGGACGAGGCTTCGCGAGGCAGCTTCCTGCTGCATACTCCCGCGGGTAGTGCCCCGGTGCAGCTGCAGCTCCTCGGCGCCCATCACGTCGCTAACGCGCTGGCGGCCGCGGCGATTGCGCATGTCGCGGGCATGACTCCCGCTGAGATTGCGGCCGTGTTGTCCAAGGCCACTCCGGTCAGCGAACACCGCATGAACCTGGTGCATTTGGCGGACGGAGTGGACCTCATCGACGATGCGTATAACGCGAACCCGGACTCGGTGCGTGCCGCTTTGGACGTCATTGCGAAATCGGGAGCCACTCGGCGTGTGGTCATCGTCCTGGGGGACATGCTGGAACTGGGCGAAACCTCCCCGCAGTTGCACGGAGAAATCGGGCGTTACGCCGCTAACCTCGGAATTTCGGTCCTGCTGACGGTCGGTCCCATGGCAAAACACATCGAAAGCGCCTATTCGGCACTGAAACGTGACGGGGAAAGCCACCAGGTGATGGATGCCACCGCCGCCGGTCGGTTGTTGCAGGAGATTGTGCGTCCCGGTGACTTAATCTTGGTCAAAGGTTCGCACGGTTCGGGACTGTGGAAACTGGCTCAAGAAATTGAAGAAAGGGGCCGCGTCCGATGACTGCGGTATTGACAGCTGGCTTTATCGCCCTGTTATTCTCGCTGCTGGTCACCCCGTTCTATGCGAAGTGGCTGGTCAATAAGCAATTCGGTCAGTTTATTCGCCAGGACGGTCCGACCGCGCACTACACGAAGCGCGGCACGCCCACGATGGGCGGAGTCATCATCATCCTCGCCATCATTATCGGGTGGGGAGTGGGTCATATTCACCAGGCCATCACCAGCGGTAAAGGCCCCAGCGCTTCGTCTCTGATTCTCATATTTTTGCTGGTCGGGCTGGGGTTCATCGGCTGGTTGGACGACTGGATTAAAATTTCTAAGCATCGTTCCTTGGGATTGAACCCAACCGGCAAAATCCTCGGTCAGTTGGCGGTGGGATCCATATTTTCCGGTCTGGCCTTGGGGTTTGAGAACTCGCGCGGCCTGAGCCCCGCCTCCACGAAAATTTCTGTCATCCGGGACACGAACCTGGATTTGGCTTTTGCCGGTTTCGGTCTGGGGGTCGTGCTGTTCCTGATTTGGGCGAACTTCCTGGTGGCAGCCTGGTCTAACGCGGTTAACCTGACGGACGGTCTGGACGGTTTAGCGACCGGCACTTCGATTTTCGTGTTTGGCGGCTATACCTTGATGTCCTACTGGCAGTTCTCGCAGCGCTGCGGCATCGAGGGGACCAGCGCCCCGGCGTGCTACTCCGAAATCCGTGACCCGCTGGATATTGCATTATTCTGCGCGGCTGTGGTCGGCGCCCTGATTGGATTTTTGTGGTGGAATGCCTCACCGGCGCGTATTTTTATGGGCGACACCGGCTCGCTGGCGCTGGGCGGCATCCTGGCGGGAGTGTCGATTTTCACCCACACCGAGTTCCTGGCAATCATTATTGGTGGCCTGTTCGTGATGGAAGTTATCAGCGACATTATTCAGGTCGGGTTCTTTAAAGCCACTCACAAGCGCGTGTTTAAGATGGCCCCAATTCATCACCACTTTGAACTGTTGGGCTGGAAAGAGATTACCGTGGTCGTGCGGTTTTGGATTATTGCCGGGCTGATGGCTGCCGCCGGGGTAGGACTGTTCTATTTCGATTGGGTGATGAAGCTGTGAAAGATACGCAATTTACCGGCGCCTCCATTGGCGTGTTGGGCCTGGGAAAGTCGGGGCGCGCCGCCGCCGCCGTACTGGACACTCTCGGAGCACACGTGACCTGCTACGATGCGAACCCAGATGCTGTGGAACAGGCCCGGGAGGAACTCGGCGACCGGGTCGACTATTGCACTGCCAGTGGCGAACAGCTCCAAGGTGAAGCGGCTGCCGGGAACGGGCACAAACTTTTCGTAGTCTCCCCGGGGATTGCCCCGCATAATCCGCTGTATCGCCTTCCCGAGGCCAGCGCACCCATGTGGTCAGAAGTCGAGCTAGCCTGGCAAATCCAGGAAGCCATCGGTAACCGTAACTGCAAGTGGATGTGCATTACGGGCACGAACGGGAAAACCACCACGACCGGGATGTTGGCGCAGATGCTCATCACCGGCGGTGTGGTGGCGACCGCGGTGGGTAACTACGGAACGCCCATAGTTGAAGTCGCGGCCGAAGGCGCTGTGGACGCGCTGGCGGTGGAGCTGTCCTCGGCACAGTTGCATTCCACCTACAGCCTGAAACCCTGGGCCTCCGTGTGGCTGAACTTTGCCCCCGATCACCTCGACTGGCACGGTAGCGCCGATGACTACGCTTGGGACAAGTCGAAGGTCTACAGCGGGGTGCAGCGCGCCGCCCTGTATCCTGCCACCGAGGAACTGCCGACCAAGGTACTCAGTAAACGTTTCGTCCAAGACGAGGGTTTTCCCCCGGAAAAGTGCATTGGTTTGACTCCGGGCATTCCCGCTCCAGGTTTCCTGGGCGTGATTGAGGACGTCATCGTGGACCGGGCTTTTGGGGAACACAACGAAACCCAGGCGCTGGAACTGGCAACGTTTGCTGACCTCGAACACTTGAGCGGAGCAAAAGTGCCGACCTCGGCCCTGCTGGCAGATACTTTGGCCGCGGCCGGACTGGCGCGGGCCTACGGTTTGCAGCCCGAATGGGTGCGCCGCGGAATTCTCGAGTTTGAGCTGGCGAAGCATCGCCGTGCCGTGGTCGGCACGTTCGGAGGCGTAACCTACATCGACGACTCCAAAGCTACGAATACGCACGCGGCAGCCGCTTCGCTGCGTGACATTGACGAGAAGCGCGCCGTGTGGATCGTCGGGGGAGACGCGAAAGGTCAAGACTTTCACTCTCTGGTGCAGGTGGCAGCCCCGAAAGTGAAAGCCGCCGTGCTGATTGGCCTGGACCCGGAGCCTTTTGAGAGCGCATTTGCTGAAAACGGCGCGGGAATCCCGCTGAAACGGGTCGCTCCGGGGGACAATCTTATGGAAAGGACGCTACTAGAGGCGCGAGCTTTGGCCGCTCCGGGGGACACCGTGTTGCTGGCTCCGGCGTGTGCCTCGTGGGATCAGTTCAATAACTATCACGAGCGCGGCGACCAATTTGCTCAGGCGGCGCGGAAACTGGGGGAGAACCAAGATGGCGGGGAGGAACAAGGCTCCTGAGGCACCTCGGGACACGAAACTGGCAAAGTTTTCCCCGCGAAACTCGACGCCTACCCTGGTTGACGCCAACTCCACCCCGTCCGCAACGCCAAGACAGGAAAAATCCGCTCTGCGCACCCTGTCCGAAGGGTGGAAGAACCAACCGGTCCTGAGCTACTACCTCATTTTGGTCACCACCCTGCTGCTGTTCATCATCGGTTTTATCCTGGTGTTTTCCGCCTCGACTATCACCGCCTTGGAAAGCGGGGCGAATCCGTTCCTGTCCTTTGGGAAACGTTCACTCATTTATGTGGCGGCGCTGCTGGTTTTGTTCATTGCCTCCAGGGTCCCGCTGACTTTTTATCAAAAGTGGACCTGGTGGTTTTTGGGGGCGGCGTGGCTGCTGCAGATTATGGTGTTCGTTCCGGGCATGCACGGCACGTCCGCGGGCGGTAACACGAACTGGATTAACCTCGGTGGCGTCATTACCATTCAACCTTCCGAGTTTATGAAGTTGGCTTTGGCCGTCGCGTTGGGGCGGGTCTTGGCAGATACGGAACTGCGGGAGGCCAGGGACAAGAAACGTTGGCTCATCAACGCGGGCGTGCCAGCGGTGGGGTCGCTGGGTTTGGTCATGATTGGGCGGGATCTGGGCACCGCGATGGTGATGGCAGCGCTCATTTTGTCGGCGATTTTCGTAGCGGGGATTCCCTGGCGCTACTTAGCGGGCATCGTCTTGCTAGGCATTTTTGGGGTCACTTTGGCAGTCATGAGTTCAGCTAACCGCCGTCGGCGGGTCTTTGGCTTTATGGATGCCTCCACCACCGACCCCACCGGCATCGGCTACCAGCGGCAACATGGCTTGTGGTCCCTGGCCACCGGGGGATTGACCGGAGTCGGACCGGGTGCCAGCCGGGAGAAATGGTCCTACCTGCCCGAAGCGGATACGGACTACATTTTCGCTATTTTGGGCGAGGAATTCGGGATTTTGGGCACTTTCCTGGTTCTAGGTTTGTTCGTGGTGCTGTGCTTGACGATGATGCGGCTAATGAACTCGGAGACGAATCAATTCGTGAGTTACACCGTGGCCGGCATGATGGGCTGGATTTTTTCCCAAGCCATCATCAATATCGGAGCTGTCGTTGGCCTGCTCCCGATTATTGGGGTGCCCTTGCCGCTGATTTCTTCCGGAGGTTCCTCCCTGCTGTCCATCATGGCAGCGATGGGCATGATGATGTGTTTTGCGCGCGCTGAACCTGGGGCGGACGCGGCGCTAAAAGCCCGGTTGCGTCCCCTGCGGCGCGGCGCGGCTGTTTTGCTGCCCGGACGGATGCACCGGTAAACGTTTACTTCCCGATGCTGGTACGGCGCGGAAACCGGGGGAAAACTTTGCCCACAACCGCCACGGCAACCGTGCTCCTGAAAATGTTCCCGGACAAAACACGCTAAAGTTGAGGGTGTGAGTGACATCTCGAAACCGGTCATTGTTTTCGCAGGCGGCGGTACCGCGGGACACGTGAACCCTTTGCTGGCGACTATTGCCGCGCTACAGTCCACCGAATTGGACTTCGAGCCTCTGGTGGTAGGTACTTCCGAGGGCCTGGAAAGCGAACTGGTTCCAGCCGCCGGCTACGAACTGTTGACCATTCCCCGCTTGCCGATGCCGCGTCGCCCCAGTTCGGATTTGGTTCGTTTGCCGGTTCGGATGCGTCACGTGGTGGCTTCGCTACGCGATACTTTCCAAGCGCGGGGGGTGCGGCTGGTAGTGGGCTTCGGCGGCTACGTTTCCACCCCCGTGTACTTTGCGGCAAAACGCTTGGGCATCCCCATCGTCATTCATGAACAAAACGCTCGGCCAGGGCTCGCCAACCGGGTAGGGTCACGCTATGCGGCCGGGGTGGGCCTGACTTTTGAGGGAACTGGGCTGAAAGCAAAGCACGGCGAGACTCGTGTCGTCGGTCTGCCCCTGCGCCCCAGTATTCTCGAACTGGCGCGTCAGCTGGAAATGCCCCTGACCAGGGATGCGGCGCGAGCTGAAGCTGCCGACTTTTTCGGTTTGCCGGCTTCCCACCCCACGGTGCTGATCACCGGAGGCTCCCTGGGGGCGCAGCGTCTCAACGAAGTCTTGCCCGGCGCGCTTTTGCGGGTGTTCCAGGAAAACCCGACTGCCCAGGTCATTCACCTGACCGGGAAAGGTAAGGACGGTCCTGTTAGGGACTTTGTCGCGGAACATCACCTGGAGCAGCGTTACCAGGTGCGAGACTACCTCACTGAGATGCACTACGGTCTGGCTCTAGCTGACTGTGTGGTGTGTCGAGCGGGGGCGGCAACTGTCGCGGAAAACACCGCCCTGGCGATTCCCACCCTCTACGTACCACTGCCCATTGGCAACGGAGAACAAGCCCTGAACGCGCAAGGGGTCGTTAACGCCGCGGGGGCGTTTCTACTCGACCAAAAGAAACTGACCGAGCAGGCGGCCGCTGAACTGCTGGTGCGTCTGCTAGACCCGGAGCAAAACGCGGCCATGCGGGCAGCAGCAGCCCAGGTCGGCACCACGCATGGCGCCGAAAATCTCTGCGCGCTCATTCTGACAGTTCTGGGCGAAACGACCGGGAAACCCGAGGAGGCCTAAACATGCCCGAGATTAAAGACAGTTCCACGAATTTGTCCAATGTCACGCAAGCCCACGAAGTTCCGTCTGACCAGGAGTTCTATCTGATTGGTATCGGCGGGGCAGGCATGAGCGTCCTCGCGCTACTGCTGCACGACCTGGGGTATCACGTGTCCGGTTCCGACCAGGTACAGGCCGATACCCTGGGGCAGCTGCGGGAGGCGGGCATCACTGTTTTTGTGGGGCATCGGGAAGAACAGGTTCCCGCTAACGCTATTGTGGTGGTGACTTCAGCGGTGCATGAGGACAATCCCGAAGCGGCTCGTGCCCAGGCTCTGGGCTTAGAAATCTGGCACCGTTCCCAGGCTTTAGATTTTTGCACCCGTTCTCACGATTTGGTGGCAGTGGCCGGGGCGCACGGCAAAACCAGCACGTCATCCATGATTGCCCACGCCCTGCTGAAAATCGAGGCGGATCCTTCCTTTGCTATCGGGGGAGTCATCGCTGAGCTGGGGACCGGGGCGCGTTTGGGGTCGGGTTCCGCCTTTGTCATTGAAGCCGATGAGTCCGACGGGTCTTTCCTGAACTATTCCCCCGCGGTGGAAGTTATCACCAACATAGAGCCTGATCACCTCGATCACTGGGGCAGCGCGGAGGCCTTCGAGCAAGCCTTTGTGGACTTTACCGGTCGACTGCGCGAGGGCGGTGCGCTGGTGCTGTGTGCCGATGATGCCGGGGTCAAAAGGCTGGCCCAGCGGGTGCCGGAGCGGCGCGGCGTGGGTGGTCCACAGGTTATTTCCTATGGTTTCGGGGTTCCCTTGGCTGGCGATGTGGTAGTTCAGTTGAGCGAGCCCGAGCTAGGGCCGGGCCACGGACATTGCCAAGTCAGTGTTACCGATGCCGGCCAGCAGGTGTTTCACGGGCAGCTCGAGTTGCGGATAGGGGGCCAGCATATGCTGCTGAACGCGGGCGGAGCGTTGGGAGCCGCATACGCCCTGGGCGTGGACTTGGCTCAGTTCATCGCCGCGTTGGGGACTTTTTCTGGAGCCAGCCGCCGGATGCAGCTGGTTGGTGAACGCGATCACGTGCGCATTTACGATGATTACGGGCACCACCCCACCGAAATTGCGGCCACGCTAAAAGCCGCTCGTGACTTAGCCGGTAGTGGTCGGCTGCTGGTGTGTTTCCAGCCTCACCTGTATTCTCGGACCTACCACAACGTTGAGGCTTTCGCCCGCGTTTTTGCCGACGTGGACGACCTGACCGTGTGCTCGGTCTACGCCGCCCGCGAAGCGCCGATTCCCGGAGTAAACGGCAACATCATCACCGAGCGCCTCGGTCAAGGAACCTACGTGGCGGATATGTACGCGGCGGGACTGCACGCTTTCCGGTCTGCCCGCCCCGGCGACCTGCTGCTGTTCTTAGGGGCGGGATCTATCACCCACGTGGGCCACGCTATCGCCGCGGGACACGACTTTGCCTCGGTGGAACAGGCAGCCCAGGCGAAAGCGAGCCAGGCGTGAAACCACCTCCTCGTCCCACCCTTGGGAATTCCTCAGAGGACCGCGATGCGAGCCGGGGGCGGCATCGTCGTCCCGTGGTTGACCCCAAAAGCGTTGACATCGACAAGGACGCCCCGCGCCGCCCTCGTGACCGCGCCGCCGCGACTGACACGACAGACTCGGGAACAGCCCAACTTGAGACGAAGTCAAAAAAGCCGACTCCGGCTCAACTTGATAAACAGGAACGCAAGGAAAAAAAGGCCGCCAAGAAAGCTCAAAAGCAGGCTGCGAAGGCAAATCGTGAGGCAGTGAAAGCGGCCCAAAGGGTTTCTCAGCGCAAACACAATCCGAAGGCGACCCCCTCTGGTGGGGCGCGCTTCGAGGTGAGTTCCCCCTGGGATTCGCTGCGGGTGGCAAGCGTAGATAACTCGCTGCTGGACCGGTTGGAGGAGCAGGCGTTCATTCGCCGTCATCGGATACGGCTGCGGATTTCCAGCCTGATTGGGGCGTTGGTGGGAATTCTCATAGTTTTGTACGTGGTGTTTTTTTCGCCGCTGTTCACCTACCAACTCTCACAGTGCCATGTCACGGGTGCGCACAACGTGGACGTTAAAGAGGTGTGCCAAGCCACTCAGCGTTTCGAGGGACGCACTATAACCAGTTTGGCCACGGCGGGAGTAGCCAAAACGGTGCTGCACGAAATGAGCGCCCTGAAAGATGTCCAGGTCTCACCGGCCTGGCTGCACGGTTTGAATATTCACGTGGTGGAGCGTGTTCCGGTAGCCACCGTGCGGCAAAACGGCAAGGTCGTGGGGGTGGATCGGTCCGGAGTCGTCCTGGAGATAGCCCCTGGCGACGTTGCGGGACTGCCGCAGCTGGACGTTGACATGGAGAAACTGGGTGGGCAAACCCGCAAACTGGTCGACGCGGCTTTGACTGCTTTTGGGGATATGCCCGCGGAACTGCGGTCTATGATTGCCTCGGTGACTTCCGACGACCCAGCTCAGCTGCAGTTCAAACTGCGCGACGGCCGCACCTTGGTGTG
This region includes:
- the murF gene encoding UDP-N-acetylmuramoyl-tripeptide--D-alanyl-D-alanine ligase, with product MIDMTLDALCEAIGLEPGENSTRIQGRVHTDSRLVSTGDVFVALPGENTDGHHFLGSVARRGGRVAIVSRDRAEILDQGWATEDELNQLTVLQVPDPQYALGRLAQAHLRQLRAQAREGTGQLKLVIGITGSAGKTTTKDLTKQLLSTKGATVAPVASFNNEVGLPLTVLEADATTEYLVLEMGASQPGDIAYLTDIAPLDVALVLMVGVAHLESYSSVEALAAEKATILENLGPSGMAILNADDPRVETMSGRTSGRLMYFSTKKNTPVRITDLRLDEASRGSFLLHTPAGSAPVQLQLLGAHHVANALAAAAIAHVAGMTPAEIAAVLSKATPVSEHRMNLVHLADGVDLIDDAYNANPDSVRAALDVIAKSGATRRVVIVLGDMLELGETSPQLHGEIGRYAANLGISVLLTVGPMAKHIESAYSALKRDGESHQVMDATAAGRLLQEIVRPGDLILVKGSHGSGLWKLAQEIEERGRVR
- the mraY gene encoding phospho-N-acetylmuramoyl-pentapeptide-transferase — encoded protein: MTAVLTAGFIALLFSLLVTPFYAKWLVNKQFGQFIRQDGPTAHYTKRGTPTMGGVIIILAIIIGWGVGHIHQAITSGKGPSASSLILIFLLVGLGFIGWLDDWIKISKHRSLGLNPTGKILGQLAVGSIFSGLALGFENSRGLSPASTKISVIRDTNLDLAFAGFGLGVVLFLIWANFLVAAWSNAVNLTDGLDGLATGTSIFVFGGYTLMSYWQFSQRCGIEGTSAPACYSEIRDPLDIALFCAAVVGALIGFLWWNASPARIFMGDTGSLALGGILAGVSIFTHTEFLAIIIGGLFVMEVISDIIQVGFFKATHKRVFKMAPIHHHFELLGWKEITVVVRFWIIAGLMAAAGVGLFYFDWVMKL
- the murD gene encoding UDP-N-acetylmuramoyl-L-alanine--D-glutamate ligase, with protein sequence MKDTQFTGASIGVLGLGKSGRAAAAVLDTLGAHVTCYDANPDAVEQAREELGDRVDYCTASGEQLQGEAAAGNGHKLFVVSPGIAPHNPLYRLPEASAPMWSEVELAWQIQEAIGNRNCKWMCITGTNGKTTTTGMLAQMLITGGVVATAVGNYGTPIVEVAAEGAVDALAVELSSAQLHSTYSLKPWASVWLNFAPDHLDWHGSADDYAWDKSKVYSGVQRAALYPATEELPTKVLSKRFVQDEGFPPEKCIGLTPGIPAPGFLGVIEDVIVDRAFGEHNETQALELATFADLEHLSGAKVPTSALLADTLAAAGLARAYGLQPEWVRRGILEFELAKHRRAVVGTFGGVTYIDDSKATNTHAAAASLRDIDEKRAVWIVGGDAKGQDFHSLVQVAAPKVKAAVLIGLDPEPFESAFAENGAGIPLKRVAPGDNLMERTLLEARALAAPGDTVLLAPACASWDQFNNYHERGDQFAQAARKLGENQDGGEEQGS
- a CDS encoding putative peptidoglycan glycosyltransferase FtsW: MAGRNKAPEAPRDTKLAKFSPRNSTPTLVDANSTPSATPRQEKSALRTLSEGWKNQPVLSYYLILVTTLLLFIIGFILVFSASTITALESGANPFLSFGKRSLIYVAALLVLFIASRVPLTFYQKWTWWFLGAAWLLQIMVFVPGMHGTSAGGNTNWINLGGVITIQPSEFMKLALAVALGRVLADTELREARDKKRWLINAGVPAVGSLGLVMIGRDLGTAMVMAALILSAIFVAGIPWRYLAGIVLLGIFGVTLAVMSSANRRRRVFGFMDASTTDPTGIGYQRQHGLWSLATGGLTGVGPGASREKWSYLPEADTDYIFAILGEEFGILGTFLVLGLFVVLCLTMMRLMNSETNQFVSYTVAGMMGWIFSQAIINIGAVVGLLPIIGVPLPLISSGGSSLLSIMAAMGMMMCFARAEPGADAALKARLRPLRRGAAVLLPGRMHR
- a CDS encoding UDP-N-acetylglucosamine--N-acetylmuramyl-(pentapeptide) pyrophosphoryl-undecaprenol N-acetylglucosamine transferase — translated: MSDISKPVIVFAGGGTAGHVNPLLATIAALQSTELDFEPLVVGTSEGLESELVPAAGYELLTIPRLPMPRRPSSDLVRLPVRMRHVVASLRDTFQARGVRLVVGFGGYVSTPVYFAAKRLGIPIVIHEQNARPGLANRVGSRYAAGVGLTFEGTGLKAKHGETRVVGLPLRPSILELARQLEMPLTRDAARAEAADFFGLPASHPTVLITGGSLGAQRLNEVLPGALLRVFQENPTAQVIHLTGKGKDGPVRDFVAEHHLEQRYQVRDYLTEMHYGLALADCVVCRAGAATVAENTALAIPTLYVPLPIGNGEQALNAQGVVNAAGAFLLDQKKLTEQAAAELLVRLLDPEQNAAMRAAAAQVGTTHGAENLCALILTVLGETTGKPEEA
- the murC gene encoding UDP-N-acetylmuramate--L-alanine ligase yields the protein MPEIKDSSTNLSNVTQAHEVPSDQEFYLIGIGGAGMSVLALLLHDLGYHVSGSDQVQADTLGQLREAGITVFVGHREEQVPANAIVVVTSAVHEDNPEAARAQALGLEIWHRSQALDFCTRSHDLVAVAGAHGKTSTSSMIAHALLKIEADPSFAIGGVIAELGTGARLGSGSAFVIEADESDGSFLNYSPAVEVITNIEPDHLDHWGSAEAFEQAFVDFTGRLREGGALVLCADDAGVKRLAQRVPERRGVGGPQVISYGFGVPLAGDVVVQLSEPELGPGHGHCQVSVTDAGQQVFHGQLELRIGGQHMLLNAGGALGAAYALGVDLAQFIAALGTFSGASRRMQLVGERDHVRIYDDYGHHPTEIAATLKAARDLAGSGRLLVCFQPHLYSRTYHNVEAFARVFADVDDLTVCSVYAAREAPIPGVNGNIITERLGQGTYVADMYAAGLHAFRSARPGDLLLFLGAGSITHVGHAIAAGHDFASVEQAAQAKASQA
- a CDS encoding cell division protein FtsQ/DivIB → MKPPPRPTLGNSSEDRDASRGRHRRPVVDPKSVDIDKDAPRRPRDRAAATDTTDSGTAQLETKSKKPTPAQLDKQERKEKKAAKKAQKQAAKANREAVKAAQRVSQRKHNPKATPSGGARFEVSSPWDSLRVASVDNSLLDRLEEQAFIRRHRIRLRISSLIGALVGILIVLYVVFFSPLFTYQLSQCHVTGAHNVDVKEVCQATQRFEGRTITSLATAGVAKTVLHEMSALKDVQVSPAWLHGLNIHVVERVPVATVRQNGKVVGVDRSGVVLEIAPGDVAGLPQLDVDMEKLGGQTRKLVDAALTAFGDMPAELRSMIASVTSDDPAQLQFKLRDGRTLVWGNCHDSVEKAQVAKLLFTVQGVKVVDVSNPERPSTR